Proteins encoded by one window of Winogradskyella sp. PG-2:
- a CDS encoding GNAT family N-acetyltransferase: MEGDKRGISYRIKWISNIIKHGLFLHGVRNNLAKIGLDFMPYYWVKEATSAIIPPVIRGEDEDFEISLFGESEINHIKSTIIGIEQKDLLADLNNGEICIGLKNKGEIAAYMFIKCKPFTFKKRYFDLQPTESYLHSMYTFEAFRGKNLAPYLRYHSYKLLEEKGVTTYLSVSEYFNKSTIKFKKKLNSKPVKLYLSLVLFKRWTMNFTIKKY, from the coding sequence ATGGAAGGAGATAAAAGAGGTATATCCTATCGTATAAAATGGATATCAAATATTATTAAACATGGTTTGTTTTTGCATGGAGTACGAAATAATCTTGCTAAGATTGGATTAGATTTTATGCCATACTATTGGGTGAAGGAAGCTACATCTGCAATTATACCTCCAGTAATTAGGGGTGAGGATGAGGATTTTGAAATTTCTTTATTCGGAGAGTCAGAAATCAATCACATCAAGAGCACAATAATAGGAATTGAGCAAAAAGATTTATTAGCAGATTTAAACAATGGTGAAATATGTATTGGTCTGAAAAATAAAGGTGAAATAGCAGCTTATATGTTTATTAAATGTAAGCCTTTTACATTTAAAAAACGTTATTTTGATTTACAGCCAACAGAAAGTTATTTGCATAGCATGTATACTTTTGAAGCTTTTAGAGGTAAAAATTTGGCTCCATATTTACGTTATCATAGTTACAAACTTTTAGAAGAAAAAGGAGTAACAACCTATTTAAGTGTAAGTGAATATTTTAATAAATCTACTATTAAGTTTAAAAAGAAGCTTAATTCTAAACCAGTGAAACTCTATCTTAGTCTAGTACTTTTTAAAAGATGGACAATGAACTTCACGATAAAAAAGTACTAA
- a CDS encoding 3-keto-5-aminohexanoate cleavage protein encodes MNKLIINFTPTGMIPTKDMTPHVPVTINEIVEDVHLAYELGITMAHIHARDEKTGVPTYKKEVYAEMIAGIRKYAPDLVICTSLSGRNFNTLDKRADVLSLEGDLKPDMGSLTLSSLNFNKVASMNAPSMIEDLANTMKAKGIVPELEVFDVGMINFGKYLVKKGYIKPPLYYNLLFGNIACAQTNLLHTGVMLNDIPEDALVSIAGIGNKQLMMNSLAIAIGKGVRVGLEDNIWFDAERTRLATNTSLIERVHTIAKANNREVMTPAEFRKQMKMEPGNGSYGRVYK; translated from the coding sequence ATGAACAAGTTAATAATTAACTTCACTCCTACAGGAATGATACCTACTAAGGACATGACACCTCATGTACCTGTAACTATTAATGAAATTGTTGAAGATGTGCATCTTGCTTATGAATTAGGTATTACGATGGCTCATATACATGCCAGAGATGAAAAAACAGGTGTTCCTACTTACAAGAAAGAGGTTTATGCAGAAATGATTGCTGGTATTCGTAAATACGCTCCAGATCTTGTTATTTGCACCTCATTAAGCGGTAGAAATTTTAATACACTAGATAAAAGAGCAGATGTATTGTCGCTAGAAGGTGATCTCAAGCCAGATATGGGAAGTTTAACGCTGAGTTCTTTAAATTTTAATAAAGTAGCTAGTATGAATGCACCAAGCATGATTGAAGATTTAGCAAATACCATGAAAGCAAAGGGTATTGTCCCAGAATTGGAAGTCTTTGATGTTGGTATGATAAATTTCGGAAAATACCTAGTCAAAAAAGGTTACATAAAACCACCTCTATATTACAATCTTTTATTTGGAAACATAGCCTGCGCACAGACTAATTTGTTGCATACAGGTGTAATGTTAAACGATATTCCTGAAGATGCTTTAGTTAGTATTGCTGGTATTGGTAACAAACAATTGATGATGAATTCTTTGGCTATTGCAATTGGAAAAGGTGTACGCGTAGGCTTAGAAGATAATATTTGGTTTGATGCCGAAAGAACTCGATTAGCTACAAATACTTCACTTATAGAAAGAGTCCATACTATTGCAAAAGCCAATAATAGAGAAGTAATGACTCCAGCTGAATTTAGAAAGCAGATGAAAATGGAACCAGGTAATGGCAGTTATGGTCGTGTTTATAAATAA